One Parashewanella spongiae genomic window, ACTTCGAAAAAGTCTAAAGGTTCCACACCAGACGCAATTCGTTGCGGATAGGACAAACAATGAGCAATCGGGGTGCGCATATCAGGATTTCCCATCTGAGCAAGAACTGAACCATCTCGATATTGCACCATAGAGTGAATGACACTTTGAGGATGAATAACAACTTTTAGCTGCTCGGGTCGAGTATTAAACAACCAACGAGCTTCGATGTACTCTAAGCCTTTATTCATCATGGTTGCTGAATCAACCGAAATTTTCTGCCCCATAGACCAATTAGGGTGCTTACAAGCTTCTTCAGGAGTAACGCTCGATAATGAACTTAGATCTCGCGTCAAAAATGGGCCACCTGAACCCGTAAGAATAATATGAGATATACCTGAATCATCAAGATCACATGAACCTAATGCATTTTGAATTTTTTCAGGAAGACATTGAAATATTGCATTATGCTCGCTGTCAACAGGAAGTACTGTGGCACCAGATTGCTTTGCTGCTTCTATAAACAGCTGCCCTGACATCACAAGTGATTCTTTATTGGCTAACAGTACTCGCTTACCCGCTTTTACTGCTGAAAATGTGGGGATAAGTCCCGCTGCACCAACAATCGCGGCCATCACAGTGTCTACACTATCATCTGCAACTAACTGACACAGCACATCTGTCCCTGTTGTCACCTGAATATCAAGCTCTATTGGTAATCGTGTTTGAAGCAATTGAGCCGCGTTTTCATCCACCATGTGTGCAATGCGTGGTTTATGTATACGACACAATTCCAGCATTTTATCTACATTGGTATT contains:
- the ispC gene encoding 1-deoxy-D-xylulose-5-phosphate reductoisomerase, which encodes MQNVAILGATGSIGVNTLDVISRNPELYYASILVANTNVDKMLELCRIHKPRIAHMVDENAAQLLQTRLPIELDIQVTTGTDVLCQLVADDSVDTVMAAIVGAAGLIPTFSAVKAGKRVLLANKESLVMSGQLFIEAAKQSGATVLPVDSEHNAIFQCLPEKIQNALGSCDLDDSGISHIILTGSGGPFLTRDLSSLSSVTPEEACKHPNWSMGQKISVDSATMMNKGLEYIEARWLFNTRPEQLKVVIHPQSVIHSMVQYRDGSVLAQMGNPDMRTPIAHCLSYPQRIASGVEPLDFFEVGELSFCKPDVNRFPNLALAIAACHQGQEATTVLNAANEIAVAAFLSKQIKFTDIANINQNCVSAVVKSKLDSIEDIVALDAEARARATEALNKYR